A genomic segment from Gracilinanus agilis isolate LMUSP501 chromosome 1, AgileGrace, whole genome shotgun sequence encodes:
- the XPC gene encoding DNA repair protein complementing XP-C cells isoform X1: MARKRASGEEQPGQRRPKKARTQGAEADVFEDQKPKNIRLLGVSGGKRKKSCDPSGPNQGVSRKSRAKVEATSKNPPKLKEEASSEGDEFTTFTSTPKKIQPVTEASVKQESNEDSDEDESEDDWEEVEELKESVPEEMGETTASLKPILSTKPVEIEIETPEQAKERERREKRQIEFETYLRRMMKRFNKEVHEDTHKVHLLCLLANGFFRNHICNEPDLQAISLSIIPAHFTRVLPSKVDVPYLSNLVKWFIATFTVNADLSTDDRDNLQSTLARRFAIYSARDNEELVHIFLLILRALQLLTRLVLSLQPIPLKLPATKGKKNSSLKSSGSSSQLPSQKSQTQIRSKTNMGQMAASSKKREESKKTEPQKAAVGRKKHAQSFPSKKEDMVTEEEGTQKPVRERRRTSKVSYKEESGSDGSESSSDFELSSEDDSHLSNEDSQPGPQRPRRPPLSQKTKAASKSSRKKISSSAKNKGGGRQPCTLLAASPEATGTRRGKIISSDEEEEEEIGKAVGVDQWLEVFCEGADKWICLDCVHGVVGQPLTCYKYATKPLSYIIGIDNDGCARDITQRYDPYWMTATRKCRVDSEWWAETLRPYQSPFGAREDKEEMEFQAKLQAQPLPTAIGMYKNHPLYALKRHLLKYEAIYPETAAILGYCRGEAVYSRDCVHTLHSKDTWLKQARVVRIGEIPYKMVKGYSNRARKARLVDPQFRDQDDLALFGHWQTEEYQPPVAVDGKVPRNEFGNVYLFLPSMLPIGCVQLKLPNLHRVARKLDIDCVQAITGFDFHGGYSHPVTDGYIVCEEHKEVLLAAWENEQALIEQKEKEKREKRALGHWKLLVKGLLIRERLKRRFGDKGEAAAAPPEGGGFSSDEEGTSSQAAAKNLAASWPQNRETEEQQKLRGTRKTKREKREEVKHLFPFEKL; the protein is encoded by the exons TACCTTTACAAGTACACCCAAGAAGATCCAGCCAGTGACAGAAGCATCAGTTAAACAAGAGAGCAATGAGGACAGTGATGAAGATGAAAGTGAGGATGATTGGGAGGAGGTTGAAG AACTTAAAGAGTCTGTGCCAGAAGAAATGGGAGAGACCACAGCCTCCTTAAAACCAATTCTGTCTACCAAACCAGTGGAGATAGAGATTGAAACTCCAGAGCaggcaaaggaaagagagagaag AGAAAAAAGGCAGATAGAATTTGAGACATATCTTCGGAGAATGATGAAACGCTTCAATAAAGAAGTCCATGAAGATACACATAAG GTGCACCTGCTTTGCCTGTTGGCAAATGGTTTCTTTCGGAATCACATCTGTAATGAGCCAGATCTCCAGGCCATCAGCCTCTCCATCATCCCAGCTCACTTTACCAGAGTGCTTCCTAGTAAAGTGGATGTCCCTTACCTTTCAAACCTGGTAAAATG GTTTATTGCGACATTTACTGTCAATGCAGACCTTTCCACAGATGATCGAGACAACCTGCAGTCTACCTTAGCAAGGCGTTTTGCTATTTATTCAGCACGAGATAATGAAGAATTGGTCCAT atatttttattgattctacGGGCACTGCAGCTTCTGACTCGGCTGGTGTTATCTCTGCAACCTATCCCTTTGAAATTGCCAGCTACAAAG GGCAAGAAAAACAGCTCCCTGAAGAGTTCTGGAAGTTCTTCTCAGCTCCCTAGCCAAAAGTCCCAAACCCAAATCAGATCAAAGACCAACAtgggacaaatggcagcctcctctaagaagagagaagaaagcaaaaaaacaGAGCCTCAGAAGGCAGCAGTGGGCAGAAAAAAACATGCACAGTCTTTTCCTAGTAAGAAAGAAGACATGGTGACAGAGGAAGAAGGTACCCAGAAACCtgtaagggaaagaaggagaactTCAAAGGTATCCTACAAAGAGGAGAGTGGGAGTGATGGGAGTGAAAGCAGCTCTGATTTTGAACTCTCCAGTGAGGATGACAGTCACTTATCTAATGAGGATTCTCAGCCTGGCCCTCAGAGACCAAGGAGGCCACCTCTATCCCAGAAGACAAAGGCAGCATCCAAGAGCAGCAGGAAGAAAATCAGCTCATCAGCAAAGAATAAAGGAGGTGGCAGACAGCCCTGTACCCTTCTGGCAGCATCTCCAGAGGCCACAGGCACCAGGAGGGGCAAGATCATTTCtagtgatgaagaagaagaagaagaaattgggaAAGCAGTTGGTGTGGATCAGTGGCTAGAAGTGTTCTGTGAGGGGGCAGATAAGTGGATATGCCTAGACTGTGTACATGGCGTGGTGGGCCAGCCCTTGACCTGTTATAAATATGCCACCAAGCCTTTATCTTACATTATTGGTATTGACAATGATGGTTGTGCCCGGGATATCACACAGCGCTATGACCCATACTGGATGACAGCTACCCGAAAGTGCCGTGTAGATTCAGAGTGGTGGGCTGAGACCTTGAGACCCTACCAGAGCCCTTTTGGGGcaagagaagataaagaagaaatggag TTTCAGGCAAAGCTACAGGCCCAGCCCTTACCAACTGCTATTGGCATGTATAAGAATCACCCTCTTTATGCCTTGAAAAGACATCTCCTGAAATACGAGGCCATATACCCAGAGACTGCTGCTATCCTTGGGTACTGTCGTGGGGAAGCTGTGTATTCTAG GGACTGTGTTCACACTCTACACTCAAAGGATACCTGGTTGAAGCAAGCAAGAGTGGTCAGGATTGGGGAAATTCCATATAAG ATGGTAAAGGGATATTCCAATCGTGCCCGGAAGGCCCGTCTAGTGGATCCCCAGTTCCGGGACCAAGATGATTTGGCTCTCTTTGGCCACTGGCAGACAGAGGAGTACCAGCCACCCGTGGCAGTGGATGGGAAG GTCCCTCGGAATGAATTTGGAAATGTTTACCTCTTCTTGCCCAGTATGCTGCCCATTGGCTGTGTCCAGCTCAAACTGCCCAACCTGCATCGAGTGGCTCGAAAGCTGGATATTGACTGCGTGCAGGCTATCACTGGCTTCGACTTCCATGGTGGCTACTCGCATCCTGT AACAGATGGGTACATTGTGTGTGAAGAACACAAGGAAGTGCTCTTGGCCGCCTGGGAAAATGAACAAGCACTCATtgaacaaaaggagaaagag aaaagagagaagagagcccTAGGGCATTGGAAGTTACTGGTGAAAGGACTCCTCATAAGAGAGAGACTGAAGCGGCGCTTTGGTGACAAG GGCGAGGCCGCTGCAGCACCCCCAGAAGGAGGAGGATTCTCATCAGATGAGGAAGGGaccagctcacaggcagcagccAAAAATCTGGCTGCCTCCTGGCCCCAAAACCGAGAAACAGAAGAGCAGCAGAAACTGAGAGGAACGAGGAAGacgaaaagggaaaaaagagaggaagtcaAGCACCTGTTCCCTTTTGAAAAGTTGTAA
- the XPC gene encoding DNA repair protein complementing XP-C cells isoform X2 codes for MGETTASLKPILSTKPVEIEIETPEQAKERERREKRQIEFETYLRRMMKRFNKEVHEDTHKVHLLCLLANGFFRNHICNEPDLQAISLSIIPAHFTRVLPSKVDVPYLSNLVKWFIATFTVNADLSTDDRDNLQSTLARRFAIYSARDNEELVHIFLLILRALQLLTRLVLSLQPIPLKLPATKGKKNSSLKSSGSSSQLPSQKSQTQIRSKTNMGQMAASSKKREESKKTEPQKAAVGRKKHAQSFPSKKEDMVTEEEGTQKPVRERRRTSKVSYKEESGSDGSESSSDFELSSEDDSHLSNEDSQPGPQRPRRPPLSQKTKAASKSSRKKISSSAKNKGGGRQPCTLLAASPEATGTRRGKIISSDEEEEEEIGKAVGVDQWLEVFCEGADKWICLDCVHGVVGQPLTCYKYATKPLSYIIGIDNDGCARDITQRYDPYWMTATRKCRVDSEWWAETLRPYQSPFGAREDKEEMEFQAKLQAQPLPTAIGMYKNHPLYALKRHLLKYEAIYPETAAILGYCRGEAVYSRDCVHTLHSKDTWLKQARVVRIGEIPYKMVKGYSNRARKARLVDPQFRDQDDLALFGHWQTEEYQPPVAVDGKVPRNEFGNVYLFLPSMLPIGCVQLKLPNLHRVARKLDIDCVQAITGFDFHGGYSHPVTDGYIVCEEHKEVLLAAWENEQALIEQKEKEKREKRALGHWKLLVKGLLIRERLKRRFGDKGEAAAAPPEGGGFSSDEEGTSSQAAAKNLAASWPQNRETEEQQKLRGTRKTKREKREEVKHLFPFEKL; via the exons ATGGGAGAGACCACAGCCTCCTTAAAACCAATTCTGTCTACCAAACCAGTGGAGATAGAGATTGAAACTCCAGAGCaggcaaaggaaagagagagaag AGAAAAAAGGCAGATAGAATTTGAGACATATCTTCGGAGAATGATGAAACGCTTCAATAAAGAAGTCCATGAAGATACACATAAG GTGCACCTGCTTTGCCTGTTGGCAAATGGTTTCTTTCGGAATCACATCTGTAATGAGCCAGATCTCCAGGCCATCAGCCTCTCCATCATCCCAGCTCACTTTACCAGAGTGCTTCCTAGTAAAGTGGATGTCCCTTACCTTTCAAACCTGGTAAAATG GTTTATTGCGACATTTACTGTCAATGCAGACCTTTCCACAGATGATCGAGACAACCTGCAGTCTACCTTAGCAAGGCGTTTTGCTATTTATTCAGCACGAGATAATGAAGAATTGGTCCAT atatttttattgattctacGGGCACTGCAGCTTCTGACTCGGCTGGTGTTATCTCTGCAACCTATCCCTTTGAAATTGCCAGCTACAAAG GGCAAGAAAAACAGCTCCCTGAAGAGTTCTGGAAGTTCTTCTCAGCTCCCTAGCCAAAAGTCCCAAACCCAAATCAGATCAAAGACCAACAtgggacaaatggcagcctcctctaagaagagagaagaaagcaaaaaaacaGAGCCTCAGAAGGCAGCAGTGGGCAGAAAAAAACATGCACAGTCTTTTCCTAGTAAGAAAGAAGACATGGTGACAGAGGAAGAAGGTACCCAGAAACCtgtaagggaaagaaggagaactTCAAAGGTATCCTACAAAGAGGAGAGTGGGAGTGATGGGAGTGAAAGCAGCTCTGATTTTGAACTCTCCAGTGAGGATGACAGTCACTTATCTAATGAGGATTCTCAGCCTGGCCCTCAGAGACCAAGGAGGCCACCTCTATCCCAGAAGACAAAGGCAGCATCCAAGAGCAGCAGGAAGAAAATCAGCTCATCAGCAAAGAATAAAGGAGGTGGCAGACAGCCCTGTACCCTTCTGGCAGCATCTCCAGAGGCCACAGGCACCAGGAGGGGCAAGATCATTTCtagtgatgaagaagaagaagaagaaattgggaAAGCAGTTGGTGTGGATCAGTGGCTAGAAGTGTTCTGTGAGGGGGCAGATAAGTGGATATGCCTAGACTGTGTACATGGCGTGGTGGGCCAGCCCTTGACCTGTTATAAATATGCCACCAAGCCTTTATCTTACATTATTGGTATTGACAATGATGGTTGTGCCCGGGATATCACACAGCGCTATGACCCATACTGGATGACAGCTACCCGAAAGTGCCGTGTAGATTCAGAGTGGTGGGCTGAGACCTTGAGACCCTACCAGAGCCCTTTTGGGGcaagagaagataaagaagaaatggag TTTCAGGCAAAGCTACAGGCCCAGCCCTTACCAACTGCTATTGGCATGTATAAGAATCACCCTCTTTATGCCTTGAAAAGACATCTCCTGAAATACGAGGCCATATACCCAGAGACTGCTGCTATCCTTGGGTACTGTCGTGGGGAAGCTGTGTATTCTAG GGACTGTGTTCACACTCTACACTCAAAGGATACCTGGTTGAAGCAAGCAAGAGTGGTCAGGATTGGGGAAATTCCATATAAG ATGGTAAAGGGATATTCCAATCGTGCCCGGAAGGCCCGTCTAGTGGATCCCCAGTTCCGGGACCAAGATGATTTGGCTCTCTTTGGCCACTGGCAGACAGAGGAGTACCAGCCACCCGTGGCAGTGGATGGGAAG GTCCCTCGGAATGAATTTGGAAATGTTTACCTCTTCTTGCCCAGTATGCTGCCCATTGGCTGTGTCCAGCTCAAACTGCCCAACCTGCATCGAGTGGCTCGAAAGCTGGATATTGACTGCGTGCAGGCTATCACTGGCTTCGACTTCCATGGTGGCTACTCGCATCCTGT AACAGATGGGTACATTGTGTGTGAAGAACACAAGGAAGTGCTCTTGGCCGCCTGGGAAAATGAACAAGCACTCATtgaacaaaaggagaaagag aaaagagagaagagagcccTAGGGCATTGGAAGTTACTGGTGAAAGGACTCCTCATAAGAGAGAGACTGAAGCGGCGCTTTGGTGACAAG GGCGAGGCCGCTGCAGCACCCCCAGAAGGAGGAGGATTCTCATCAGATGAGGAAGGGaccagctcacaggcagcagccAAAAATCTGGCTGCCTCCTGGCCCCAAAACCGAGAAACAGAAGAGCAGCAGAAACTGAGAGGAACGAGGAAGacgaaaagggaaaaaagagaggaagtcaAGCACCTGTTCCCTTTTGAAAAGTTGTAA